The DNA region CTAAGGATACCAGATTTTAGATCAACTATCAAGATAATTGTGACAGACTACTAGGTCCGAAAGTGTCACGTTCAGTCCTGATGGGAAAACCGTCGCAAGTGGCAATCACGACAATACGGTACGTCTCTGGGACGCTGACACTGGTGAGAACAAGATGACACTTACCGGACACACAGAGTGGATTAGAAGTATTGCGTTCAGTCCCGATGGAAAAACAATCGCAAGTGGTGGGGGAGACAACATCATTTTTTTCTGGGATATAGAGACAGGAACAACCAAGATGAGACTTACGGGACATAAAGATTGGGTGTACAGTTTAGCGTTCAGCCCCGATGGAAAAACAATCGCAAGTGGGTGTTTTGATGCCACGATCAACTTATGGGATACCTACACTGGCGAATACCAGAAAACACTGACGGGACATACATCTTCAGTCAACAGCATCGCGTTCAGTCCTGATGGAAAAACCCTCGTGAGTGGTAGTGGCGACGGTTCTGTGCTCATCTGGGAGATAAATCCCCAAATACAACAACCTTTTGGCGAGGTTAGAGAACCTCGCCAGCGGTGACGGAATATCTACAGTAGATAGCAACTTGGGTTATTGTTGTAGTCCTGCTGCCCGTAGCACTGTTTCTTGAACTGTGAACTCGTGGTCGAGGGAGCGATCAGGGGATTTTTCGCCCCGAATATCAGCGACAAACGCCCGAAGACTTTCGACATAGCGCGGGCGCGGCTCCACAGGCACTGTCTGCCAACCTTTCGCATATCCATCCCGTTCCTCGTCAAGACACAATCGCAAGGCTGGCGGTTCCAGTGGTTCAAGAATTGCGCTGCCGCGTGTCCCGTAGACTTCTAATCGTCTCGATTTCCCCGAATCGACTTCCAATGACGTTGACTCAAGAATTGCTAACGCTCTCGGATATTCAAACACAGCTGCTGTATTGTTTCGATACCACGGCACGTCGTGTCCGTCGTGCCTCGAAAAGGGTGTCACCCGTGTGGGTTGTCCCAACAATGCGACGATAATATCGGTGAGATGACAGGCAAGGATAAACATAATTCCACCAGAGTGTTCACCGAGTGAATCCCAACGTTGCCAATGTGCGTCACTTGAAGGGCCTGATGAGATACGTCCCCGCACTGAAAAAATATCACCGAGTTTGCCGGAGTGCACCCAGTCAAGGATAAACTGGAAGCCAGCATTGTATCGGAACATATAACCGAGTTGAACGAGCAGGTTTCTGTCGCGTGCGATGTCTAAAACCTCTCGAAATTCATCGAGGTTATCACCGGCAGGTTTATCGAACCAAACATGCTTGCCGTGTTCAAGAATCTCCCGTGCAAAGGTGAGGTTCTGCGACACACGTCCCTGCGCTGCAACCCCAACGATTGTCTCATCTTCGAGTATTTCTTCTTTGGATGTGAACCAGTGGACACCGTCATAAACCGAACTTTGACCAAGGGTGTCTCGGACTTCTGGTGATGGCTCAAAGACACCGGCGAAGTCGATTTCGTCACTTGTCTTCATCACGTTGGCTTTCCCCCCAGCATGGTCGTGGGAAATACCGTATTGTGCAAGTCTGATTTTCACGTCTTTTTCTCCTATTTGAAACCTGTGATTGCCGAAAACATCTGGTAAGGTCTAACATGATTCTATCATAGAATCCACATTGGTTCATTATAAAAAATGAGTGCGATTTTTGGCGACTTGTGCTAAACTCTGTGTTAATGGCAGTCAGCAGTCAGCAAGAGAAGAGTCGGGAATCGGAGTTCCCTCCTACAAGAGAATTGTGGCTCGTTTGCAATTCATGGATATGTGCTTTACGATATAGATTATCATTTCGCAATTTACGCCCGAAGTCAGATTGATTTTGGATTGACTGAAAAACGTGAACTTCACTTCGGCTTTTAGGCGATTCTGTTGAAAACTACACCGATCCAACTCCAGTTCTACACGAAATCGGATTGCCCGCTCTGTGAAGATGCAAAGAGAGTGCTGCAAAGCATTGAAGCAAAATTATCGTTTATTACGGTTGAGGAAATCGATATCACCAAAAATCTGGGACTGTTCACGAAATACAAGCATCTGATTCCTGTGTTGGAATTAGATGGACAACAACTTTTTGTGCATCGTGCCACCTATTGGAAGTTAGTGTGGCAATTGCGATGGCACCGGTTTTGGAGGTTTATACCCCAAATAGGTAGGTGGGGTTTGTAACCTCGCTAACTCTAAAATCTGCTATAAAACTTGCAATAAAAAAGAACAAGGAGATACGCATGGCTTTTCCATCTCATGGTACAACACACCGATCCACGGTAACGGGGACGCGCGGAATGGCAACAAGTGCTCACCCGCTTGCGAGTCTTGCTGGCGCACGTATGTTG from Candidatus Poribacteria bacterium includes:
- a CDS encoding Gfo/Idh/MocA family oxidoreductase; the encoded protein is MKIRLAQYGISHDHAGGKANVMKTSDEIDFAGVFEPSPEVRDTLGQSSVYDGVHWFTSKEEILEDETIVGVAAQGRVSQNLTFAREILEHGKHVWFDKPAGDNLDEFREVLDIARDRNLLVQLGYMFRYNAGFQFILDWVHSGKLGDIFSVRGRISSGPSSDAHWQRWDSLGEHSGGIMFILACHLTDIIVALLGQPTRVTPFSRHDGHDVPWYRNNTAAVFEYPRALAILESTSLEVDSGKSRRLEVYGTRGSAILEPLEPPALRLCLDEERDGYAKGWQTVPVEPRPRYVESLRAFVADIRGEKSPDRSLDHEFTVQETVLRAAGLQQ
- a CDS encoding glutaredoxin family protein, with protein sequence MKTTPIQLQFYTKSDCPLCEDAKRVLQSIEAKLSFITVEEIDITKNLGLFTKYKHLIPVLELDGQQLFVHRATYWKLVWQLRWHRFWRFIPQIGRWGL
- a CDS encoding WD40 repeat domain-containing protein, translating into MTLTGHTEWIRSIAFSPDGKTIASGGGDNIIFFWDIETGTTKMRLTGHKDWVYSLAFSPDGKTIASGCFDATINLWDTYTGEYQKTLTGHTSSVNSIAFSPDGKTLVSGSGDGSVLIWEINPQIQQPFGEVREPRQR